The Misgurnus anguillicaudatus chromosome 21, ASM2758022v2, whole genome shotgun sequence genome includes a window with the following:
- the nsmaf gene encoding protein FAN isoform X2: MLTQILEFGQTPRQLFTIPHPQRITSRFHNLSATPSLSSSEFSPVSPSMESFEDLTEESKKMAWSNMNKLTLQSCHKLHKEAVTGIAVPLTGDWIFSTSLDSTLKMSSKDGVLQRSVSFSNMALSSCLILPDEQIVVCSSWDNNVYFYSIAFGRRQDTLMGHDDAVSHICWRDDKLYTASWDSTVKMWKCVAADISSNKKTRFDLLAEYEHEAGVNTLDLSPTGTLLATGTREGTLTVWDLSHPLPLHQLSCHSGKIHQVAFSPDSRHILSVGADSCLAVTDVQTGTLISTVRAEEEQRCFLWDGSTVLTGGLSGNLSVWNLLSNKVIQKIPAHSGAVTCMWINEQGSNIITGGEDKQIRLWKPQY; this comes from the exons ATGTTAACTCAGATTTTGGAGTTTGGACAAACGCCCCGACAGCTCTTCACCATTCCTCATCCTCAGCGCATAACTTCACGATTTCACAATCTGTCAGCGACGCCGAGCCTCAGCAGCAGCGAGTTCTCACCAG TGTCACCCAGTATGGAGTCATTTGAAGATCTGACAGAGGAAAGTAAGAAAATGGCCTGGAGTAACATGAACAAACTCACACTGCAGTCCTGTCACAAACTACATAAAGA GGCAGTAACCGGCATTGCTGTGCCTCTCACGGGTGACTGGATCTTCTCAACATCTCTAG ACTCTACATTGAAGATGTCCTCTAAAGATGGTGTCCTGCAAAGAAGTGTGTCCTTTTCCAACATG GCTTTGTCCTCCTGCCTGATATTGCCTGATGAACAGATTGTTGTGTGCTCTTCCTGGGACAATAACGT GTATTTTTACTCCATAGCGTTTGGAAGAAGACAAGATACTTTAATGGGCCACGATGATGCAGTCAGTCACATTTGCTGGAGAGATGACAAACTTTACACCGCATCCTGGGATTCCACTGTGAAG ATGTGGAAGTGTGTAGCAGCTGATATCTCCAGTAATAAGAAGACTCGGTTTGATCTGTTGGCTGAATACGAGCATGAAGCTGGG GTTAATACTTTAGATCTCAGTCCGACTGGCACACTTTTGGCAACGGGCACCAGGGAAGGAACCCTCACCGTGTGGGATCTCAGCCACCCTCTGCCGCTTCATCAGCTGTCGTGCCATTCTGGAAAGATCCATCAGGTGGCCTTCAGTCCCG acaGTAGACATATTCTGAGTGTTGGCGCAGACTCGTGTTTGGCGGTCACAGATGTACAGACAGGGACGCTCATCTCTACTGTACGTGCAGAAGAAGAACAGAG GTGTTTCCTATGGGACGGCAGCACTGTGTTAACTGGAGGACTGTCAGGAAATCTCAGCGTTTGGAATCTTCTCAGTAATAAAGTCATCCAGAAGATCCCGGCTCACTCAG